Proteins encoded within one genomic window of Caldanaerobius fijiensis DSM 17918:
- the rpe gene encoding ribulose-phosphate 3-epimerase gives MVLLSSSILAADFANLLDDILNAERAGVDMLHIDIMDGHFVPNLSFGIPVIESIVGKSALPFDVHLMVDNPDEYINDLVRLGVKNITVHAESCIHLDRMINRIKESGVRASIALNPSTPLTVLDYVVELCDMVLVMTVNPGFGGQKLIPYTLDKVADLRALRENKGLNFLIQVDGGIDTQNVQKVIEAGADVIVAGTCIFKSDDMARTVELLKGRGAV, from the coding sequence ATGGTTTTACTGTCATCGTCTATATTGGCGGCTGATTTTGCAAATCTACTTGACGATATTTTAAACGCTGAAAGAGCTGGCGTAGATATGCTGCATATAGATATAATGGATGGTCATTTTGTCCCCAATTTGAGCTTTGGTATTCCTGTGATAGAATCTATTGTCGGTAAGAGTGCTTTGCCATTTGACGTTCATCTCATGGTAGACAATCCTGATGAGTACATTAATGATCTAGTGAGATTGGGTGTAAAAAACATTACGGTCCATGCAGAATCCTGCATTCATCTGGATAGGATGATAAATAGGATTAAAGAGAGCGGCGTAAGAGCGTCCATTGCATTAAATCCGTCTACACCTTTAACGGTTTTGGACTATGTCGTAGAACTATGCGATATGGTGCTCGTTATGACGGTTAATCCAGGTTTTGGTGGGCAGAAACTTATACCATATACCTTGGATAAGGTAGCTGATTTAAGGGCTTTAAGAGAGAATAAAGGCTTAAACTTTTTGATTCAGGTAGATGGAGGCATTGATACTCAAAATGTTCAAAAGGTCATAGAGGCAGGAGCTGACGTGATTGTGGCGGGTACATGCATTTTTAAAAGCGATGATATGGCTAGAACGGTAGAATTATTAAAAGGCAGGGGTGCAGTTTGA
- a CDS encoding thiamine diphosphokinase has translation MKGLVITHGVINDIEFYKDIKYDICVCADGGIEYAHKLNIRPDIIVGDFDSCDRELLNIYIDKGVKVEKYPAEKDFTDTQLAVNMAVEMGCDEIVIIGGIGYRMDHTIANIHMLAELSRRNIKGRIIDEHNVIFIIKGEETIEGKPGDIISLIPFGGNARGLKSEGLYYQLPDFMDIYMPCGISNVFTEDKAWIKVGEGMLLAIMARD, from the coding sequence TTGAAAGGTCTTGTAATAACCCATGGGGTGATAAATGATATTGAGTTTTATAAAGATATAAAATACGATATATGTGTTTGCGCTGATGGGGGTATAGAATACGCACACAAACTAAATATACGCCCCGATATAATAGTAGGTGATTTTGATTCATGTGACAGAGAATTGCTGAATATATATATTGATAAAGGAGTTAAAGTGGAAAAATATCCTGCGGAAAAGGACTTTACGGATACCCAGCTGGCTGTAAATATGGCTGTGGAAATGGGCTGTGATGAAATTGTGATAATCGGCGGGATAGGGTATAGAATGGATCATACTATTGCAAATATCCACATGCTTGCTGAATTAAGCCGCAGGAATATAAAAGGGCGGATAATAGATGAACACAATGTGATTTTTATTATAAAGGGAGAAGAAACAATAGAAGGAAAGCCAGGCGATATAATATCACTCATTCCTTTTGGAGGAAATGCCAGGGGACTTAAAAGCGAGGGCCTGTACTATCAATTGCCTGATTTCATGGATATCTATATGCCATGTGGTATTAGCAATGTTTTTACAGAAGACAAAGCGTGGATTAAAGTAGGAGAAGGTATGCTGCTGGCGATAATGGCAAGGGATTAG
- the rpmB gene encoding 50S ribosomal protein L28, with product MARVCDICKKTAMTGMKYSHSHRKTHRRWEANIKKIRVIVNGTPRRLNVCTSCIRSGKVQRAI from the coding sequence ATGGCAAGAGTATGTGATATATGTAAGAAAACGGCGATGACAGGGATGAAATACAGCCACTCCCATAGAAAAACCCACAGGAGATGGGAGGCAAATATTAAAAAAATCCGGGTGATCGTCAATGGTACACCCAGGAGACTTAACGTATGTACCAGTTGTATACGCTCTGGTAAGGTTCAGAGGGCCATATAA
- the recG gene encoding ATP-dependent DNA helicase RecG: protein MKELQYIKGVGPKRVKLLNRLDIYSIEDLLYYFPRDYELREVTPIFRLIDGEKQTIKCKVIGIAQEIKPRKGLTITKIPVYDGTGYASLVWFNQPYKKDEFKIGSEYILTGKVSIRFGTVQILSPEVQKSTGIVPIYRLTEDLSPVVMRNIIANALNEIDVVEEFFPDSFREKYGLMEIHEGLRQMHFPDSEELLEKARYRFAFEELFFLQLGMMLKKMENRIQKGIKFSRKPEIESFIKKLPFAMTDAQKRVWRQVEEDMASDRIMNRLVLGDVGSGKTLIAVLASLMSSYNGYQTAFMVPTEVLAEQHYRNICSMLDGCDVKVALLTGSLTARQKNDILLSIENGETDIVIGTHAIIQDGVKFNNLGLVITDEQHRFGVKQRAMLSQKGQNPDMLIMTATPIPRTLALVLYGDLDVSIIDEMPPGRKKVLTYAVSDDMSDKVYDFIHKIVKTGRQAYVICPLINDSDVIEAKSAVEHFEYLKNRYFKDCRLGLLHGKVSPLDKEMIMRDFANGNIDILVSTTVIEVGIDVPNASAIVIENAERFGLAQLHQLRGRVGRGKHQSYCFLISNMASENIRKRMDIMVKSQNGFEIAEKDMLLRGPGEFLGVRQHGMPEFKVTDLSRDFECLKKAREAVEDLLKVDPSMNSPENRLIKNTLKKKFAKAFDDVILN, encoded by the coding sequence ATGAAAGAATTACAGTATATTAAGGGAGTTGGGCCTAAAAGGGTAAAATTATTAAATAGATTAGATATATATTCCATAGAGGATCTCCTGTATTACTTTCCAAGAGATTATGAATTAAGGGAAGTTACACCTATTTTTAGGCTCATCGATGGTGAAAAACAGACCATCAAATGCAAGGTTATAGGTATTGCTCAGGAAATAAAACCGCGTAAAGGGCTTACGATTACAAAGATTCCTGTTTATGATGGCACAGGTTATGCCAGCCTTGTCTGGTTTAATCAGCCTTATAAAAAGGATGAATTTAAAATAGGCAGTGAATACATTTTAACGGGAAAGGTAAGTATAAGATTTGGAACAGTACAGATTCTTTCACCGGAGGTTCAAAAGAGTACAGGTATTGTGCCAATATATAGACTTACAGAAGATTTAAGCCCTGTAGTAATGCGAAATATTATCGCAAATGCCCTCAATGAGATTGATGTGGTTGAAGAGTTTTTTCCCGATTCATTTAGAGAAAAGTATGGTTTGATGGAGATCCACGAGGGATTAAGGCAGATGCATTTTCCAGACAGTGAAGAATTACTTGAGAAAGCAAGGTATAGATTTGCTTTTGAAGAGCTCTTCTTTTTACAATTAGGCATGATGTTAAAAAAAATGGAAAACAGAATACAAAAAGGTATAAAATTTAGCAGAAAACCTGAAATTGAGAGTTTTATCAAAAAGTTGCCTTTTGCCATGACGGATGCTCAAAAAAGGGTGTGGCGCCAGGTGGAGGAAGACATGGCCAGTGATAGAATTATGAATAGGTTGGTTTTAGGTGACGTAGGCTCGGGGAAAACTTTAATAGCTGTTCTTGCTTCATTGATGTCCTCTTATAATGGTTATCAAACCGCATTTATGGTTCCTACAGAGGTATTGGCAGAACAACATTACAGGAATATATGCTCTATGTTAGACGGTTGTGATGTAAAAGTGGCTCTTTTGACGGGCAGCTTAACGGCCAGACAAAAAAATGATATTTTGCTCAGTATAGAAAATGGTGAAACAGATATTGTGATAGGCACTCATGCTATAATACAGGATGGCGTCAAATTTAATAATTTGGGGCTTGTAATAACAGATGAACAGCATCGTTTTGGTGTGAAACAGAGGGCAATGCTTTCACAGAAAGGTCAGAATCCAGATATGCTTATAATGACAGCCACACCTATACCGAGGACACTAGCACTGGTTTTATATGGGGATCTGGATGTGAGTATTATAGACGAGATGCCACCGGGTCGCAAAAAGGTATTGACATATGCCGTAAGCGATGATATGAGCGATAAGGTATATGATTTTATACACAAAATAGTAAAAACAGGTAGACAGGCCTATGTTATATGTCCTTTAATTAATGATTCAGACGTTATAGAAGCAAAATCCGCCGTTGAACATTTTGAGTATTTGAAAAATAGATATTTTAAAGATTGCAGGTTGGGTTTGCTCCATGGCAAGGTATCGCCGTTAGATAAGGAAATGATTATGAGGGATTTTGCAAATGGGAATATAGACATACTGGTTTCAACGACGGTTATAGAAGTGGGCATAGATGTGCCTAATGCCAGTGCCATAGTGATAGAAAATGCCGAAAGATTTGGATTGGCTCAATTGCATCAGCTAAGAGGAAGGGTTGGACGTGGAAAACACCAGTCGTATTGTTTTTTGATATCAAATATGGCATCAGAGAATATAAGAAAAAGGATGGATATAATGGTCAAATCACAGAACGGCTTTGAAATTGCAGAAAAGGATATGCTATTGAGAGGTCCAGGGGAATTTCTCGGGGTGAGACAACATGGTATGCCTGAATTTAAGGTTACTGACCTTTCCAGGGATTTTGAATGTTTAAAGAAGGCCAGAGAAGCAGTAGAGGATCTTTTAAAAGTTGATCCTTCCATGAATTCACCTGAAAATCGTTTAATAAAAAATACATTAAAAAAGAAATTTGCAAAAGCATTTGATGACGTTATATTAAATTAG
- a CDS encoding alpha/beta-type small acid-soluble spore protein, translating into MAQGSATKNPLVVSQAKAAMNKWKYEVANELGIQPPADGYWGNLTSRDCGAVGGHMVRKMIEMAEASIANANQTNR; encoded by the coding sequence ATGGCACAAGGATCAGCAACTAAAAATCCTTTAGTAGTAAGTCAGGCTAAGGCTGCTATGAACAAGTGGAAATACGAAGTTGCTAACGAGCTGGGCATTCAACCTCCTGCTGATGGCTACTGGGGCAATTTGACATCTAGAGATTGTGGTGCTGTTGGAGGACACATGGTAAGAAAAATGATTGAAATGGCTGAAGCCAGCATAGCTAATGCTAATCAGACAAATCGCTAA